A window from Rhizosphaericola mali encodes these proteins:
- a CDS encoding AI-2E family transporter, giving the protein MESSKKSRNRITLLIILIILGGFLFYTLIQFFTAFLGALIFYVLSKSNMRKLTYKYGWNKSLAAILIMVISFFVILLPISLLSILMYNKAVPILQNPTQVLNAAKNLDATIYSKLHFSLLSAKTIDSIPAIGGRILGAVVNTGMTAVTSILMMYFFLYFMLTSMGRMEATLILFLPFERKKLMILGKELYAQTLSNSIGIPLIAIAQGLCGYIAYLIAGVPQAGFWGVITGFASVIPVVGAAIVWVPVAIYLLAMQHYWQAVTVVLICAIVLGSVDNVIRFALAKKMADVHPIITVLGVVMGLNYFGFTGLIFGPLLISYFFILLKFYYLDYLQKPQLLPEKPLETKKSFSIFQLKKLTFPKKKD; this is encoded by the coding sequence ATGGAAAGTTCAAAAAAAAGTCGAAATAGGATCACTCTATTGATCATTCTAATAATCTTAGGAGGCTTTTTATTTTACACTTTAATTCAATTCTTCACTGCTTTTCTGGGAGCGCTAATTTTTTATGTTCTGAGTAAATCAAACATGCGAAAATTGACATACAAATATGGATGGAACAAATCTCTTGCTGCCATTTTAATCATGGTCATTTCCTTTTTTGTCATATTGCTGCCGATTTCGTTATTATCGATTTTGATGTATAACAAGGCCGTGCCGATATTACAAAATCCAACTCAAGTACTAAATGCAGCCAAAAATCTTGACGCAACGATTTATAGCAAATTGCATTTCAGCTTATTATCGGCAAAAACAATTGATTCCATACCCGCCATCGGTGGAAGAATTCTAGGAGCTGTTGTCAATACCGGAATGACCGCTGTAACGTCTATTTTAATGATGTATTTCTTTTTGTATTTCATGCTGACGAGTATGGGCAGAATGGAAGCAACTTTGATTTTGTTCTTACCATTTGAGAGAAAAAAATTGATGATTTTGGGAAAAGAATTATATGCTCAAACATTGAGCAATTCTATTGGCATTCCTTTAATTGCTATCGCCCAAGGACTTTGCGGTTATATTGCGTATCTGATTGCAGGCGTACCTCAAGCTGGTTTTTGGGGTGTAATTACCGGATTTGCATCTGTGATTCCTGTCGTTGGAGCCGCTATTGTGTGGGTACCTGTCGCGATATATCTGCTTGCGATGCAACATTATTGGCAAGCGGTAACTGTTGTACTTATTTGCGCGATTGTTTTGGGTTCAGTGGATAATGTTATTCGTTTTGCTTTGGCAAAAAAAATGGCAGATGTTCATCCAATTATCACCGTATTAGGTGTGGTAATGGGTTTAAATTATTTTGGTTTTACAGGATTGATATTTGGACCACTTTTAATTTCCTACTTTTTCATTCTATTGAAATTTTACTATTTGGATTATTTGCAAAAACCGCAATTACTACCTGAAAAGCCATTGGAAACCAAAAAATCTTTTTCCATTTTTCAATTGAAAAAATTGACATTCCCCAAAAAGAAAGATTAA
- a CDS encoding beta-ketoacyl-ACP synthase III: MNKLRATITAVGGYLPEYRLTNKDLEKIVDTTDDWILTRTGIKERRILKDPGLGSSDMAVPAIQEILKKKNLDPLEIDAIICATVTPDMVFPATANIIADKVGAKNAFGFDLEAACSGFLYALTVGASFLESGRCKKIIVVGVDKMSSLVDYTDRTTCILFGDGAGAVLLELSEDETGLQDSILKSDGSGAKHLHMKAGGSLRPATIASVTNKEHFIYQEGPAVFKNAVTDMAEVSAEIMSRNGLTADDITWLAPHQANLRIIEATRERMGIPKEKVMVNITKFGNTTAATIPLCLWEWESKLKKGDNIIMAAFGGGFTWASAWVKWSY; encoded by the coding sequence ATGAACAAATTAAGGGCAACGATTACTGCCGTTGGTGGTTATCTACCTGAATATCGATTAACAAATAAAGATCTTGAAAAAATAGTCGATACAACGGATGACTGGATTTTAACAAGAACTGGAATCAAAGAAAGAAGAATATTGAAAGATCCTGGATTAGGAAGTAGCGACATGGCGGTACCTGCTATCCAAGAAATTTTAAAAAAGAAAAATTTAGATCCATTAGAAATAGACGCTATTATATGTGCAACAGTAACACCAGATATGGTATTCCCTGCAACAGCCAATATAATTGCCGATAAAGTAGGTGCAAAAAATGCATTTGGTTTTGATTTAGAAGCTGCATGTAGCGGGTTTTTATATGCATTGACTGTAGGAGCTTCTTTTTTGGAATCTGGTAGATGTAAAAAAATTATTGTTGTAGGTGTAGACAAAATGAGTTCACTAGTAGATTACACAGATCGTACTACATGCATTTTGTTCGGTGATGGAGCTGGGGCAGTTTTGTTAGAGTTATCAGAAGATGAAACTGGCTTGCAAGACAGTATCTTAAAAAGTGATGGATCTGGCGCAAAACATTTACATATGAAAGCGGGTGGTTCTTTAAGGCCAGCTACAATCGCATCTGTAACGAATAAAGAACATTTCATATATCAAGAAGGGCCTGCTGTCTTTAAGAACGCAGTGACAGATATGGCGGAAGTTAGTGCAGAAATTATGAGTAGAAATGGTCTTACTGCAGACGATATTACATGGTTAGCTCCACATCAAGCCAACCTACGTATCATTGAAGCTACTCGTGAACGCATGGGTATTCCGAAGGAAAAAGTAATGGTGAATATTACGAAATTTGGCAATACGACAGCTGCCACGATTCCTTTGTGTCTTTGGGAGTGGGAATCTAAGTTGAAAAAAGGGGATAATATCATAATGGCTGCTTTTGGCGGCGGATTTACTTGGGCTTCTGCTTGGGTGAAATGGTCTTATTAA
- the ruvA gene encoding Holliday junction branch migration protein RuvA, with translation MIAYLRGKFLHLTPAQLIVDVNGVGYELNISLNTYTEIQSKQEGALYAYQHITENAQTMYGFFSLEEKKLFLQLIGVSGIGSSTARMMLSGLAPDEIVRAIVQGNVKQLEGIKGIGKKTAERLIVELKDKLSKTYDDEKQSIINQPNSRNNEQDALEALIALGIARPMAEKAIQKSAKTLTDPNVETLIKAALKNM, from the coding sequence ATGATCGCATATCTTAGAGGGAAATTTTTACATCTCACACCAGCTCAATTAATTGTTGACGTTAATGGAGTAGGATATGAGCTAAATATTAGTTTAAATACATATACGGAGATTCAATCTAAACAAGAGGGGGCTTTATATGCCTACCAACATATTACTGAAAATGCTCAGACCATGTATGGATTCTTTTCTTTAGAAGAGAAAAAATTGTTTTTACAATTAATTGGTGTTTCTGGAATTGGATCTTCCACAGCTCGAATGATGTTGTCCGGGTTAGCACCTGATGAAATCGTGCGTGCTATTGTACAAGGCAACGTAAAACAATTAGAAGGAATCAAAGGAATTGGTAAAAAAACTGCGGAAAGATTAATCGTCGAATTAAAAGATAAATTATCCAAAACGTATGATGACGAAAAACAATCCATTATTAATCAACCAAATAGCAGAAATAATGAGCAAGATGCGTTAGAAGCATTGATTGCGCTAGGAATTGCTCGTCCGATGGCAGAAAAAGCTATTCAAAAATCAGCCAAAACCCTAACTGATCCAAATGTAGAAACCTTGATTAAAGCTGCATTAAAAAACATGTGA
- a CDS encoding GNAT family N-acetyltransferase produces the protein MSNQSIEIRAAQKADCARMLELVQELATFEKAPDEVSVTLAHFEESGFGENPVWWGVVAVENDIIVGMAIYYIRYSTWKGQTMYLEDLLVTESHRQKGIGQLLLNALKVEAKKKNFPFIRWEVLEWNAPAIAFYKKNQADLDPEWINCTLTVN, from the coding sequence ATGTCAAATCAATCTATCGAAATAAGAGCTGCGCAAAAAGCAGATTGCGCGCGTATGTTAGAATTAGTACAAGAATTAGCAACATTTGAAAAAGCACCAGATGAAGTATCTGTAACGCTTGCTCATTTTGAAGAAAGTGGTTTTGGCGAAAATCCAGTTTGGTGGGGGGTCGTCGCTGTAGAAAATGATATCATTGTAGGAATGGCTATTTATTATATCCGATATTCTACTTGGAAAGGTCAGACGATGTATCTTGAAGATTTACTTGTTACGGAATCTCACCGTCAAAAAGGTATTGGACAACTACTTTTGAATGCTTTAAAAGTAGAGGCAAAAAAGAAGAATTTTCCATTTATTCGTTGGGAAGTATTGGAATGGAATGCTCCTGCGATTGCATTTTACAAAAAAAATCAAGCAGATTTAGATCCAGAATGGATCAATTGTACCTTGACGGTGAACTAA
- a CDS encoding translocation/assembly module TamB domain-containing protein — protein sequence MKKIIRRIAKIIGWVLMSILLLLILISVVIQIPRVQNIIKNKIVSYAESKIKTKVSLAHLHFNLFRGVELDSLYMQDQKKDTLLFVNNFRLHLSVLQLIRSQALISEISLDGVNTHIYRNAPDTVYNFQYIIDAFVGKDTATAVDTTTSTSSFLVDINKVNLSNIRYTFHDDVLGMESKGKIGYANTSLKRFDTKTMNVDIPQFILKNTNISYHQYKPLVIIPVDSSLLLAAKKDTAALKLPLRVGNVILDSIQLNYKDDIGAMLADLNVGNLSVTPGNLDVSKMSFTVDDIQLSKTKAKIEMGKSTATTSTDTSSMFWHFAVNNIGVDSVDFVYNDLTAKPIKKGMDYGHLHFKNVVVKGKEMDFIPSFYQGKITQGSLQEKGGLDLRKLTANFTYGDHGASLGKLFIQTPKSVIRDSVSVKYKSLDDVIANPGNMYLFAHLPKNTIYMGDILNVAPMLEEYMSGYATSTFNINSTVKGYVKDLQVPQLEFSGLHNTNLNVTGYIKGLPDPDKMLFNLNIKSLNTSLEDIKALIPKQYISDSLLHGKGPIHISGVVKGKINDLSIPNLQMRGLKNTSLNMSMYAKGLPDANKAYFNIHIKNLHTTATDIETLAPLGSIPKDLIRIPKSISANGYFTGGMAAMNTNLNINTSNGQAKLVGKLTQNGVYSASIALNDLDLGYIAKMDTTLGKMTLTAHAQGSGLNLNHFNMKKFQSDFNANVVSADIYGYNYQNFTTNGNVVDGILKADAGILDSNIHLSLNTIADLLPKYPAVQLNMQLDTIDLQKLHITADKMIMKGRVMADFTNTDPDNLNGFMTVNQFLYKNDSMSLHLDSMYFLARNKDTAYSQMLFFADSILKLDMHGKYKLTEMASAIQNSVMKYYTIPGYKIQKIQPQEWAINGYILPKKIITDFLPEVKGSDSLIFRSYLRSKDSSFNFGLRAKNINYAPQKLLNYNLWATTMGDSLMMGTGANEILARSFHLYNTGVLAVVKHDTIQTSIGTADSSGKTWYNLTTRLIQGKDSSYTISVVPKGLLLNYVTWESSPDNALIYNPKKGVFAHNFVLSTEGQELKMQSVSDSSNSPLDISFKKFKLATLTNAVNQKGIPIDGDLNGTAQLRNILTKPVFVSDIHADNLVYGKQAIGDLALKVTNGEGEDVYKAQIDLTGNQNDMHLSGNYYEDNQGLDLNLLINKFNLETIKPFSVGYLDSVGGFIGSNIAIKGTVDTPVLNGQLKFDNAFFTPTITGAKLKLSNEVINMDNNGFHFNQLTIQDARNNAFTVDGDLTTKNFMDYGFDLALKANDFMLINTPKAANRFFYGTLAFDTDIKLKGDMESPSVNGSIRVNKETDFSMVMPSDDPEVQSRQGVVVFVDKNKMRVFDSSHVKVLTDSLSNQSQLKGMDINLQIQTDTSARFALVMDERTGDELSISGNADLAFGIDKSGKMSLTGSYNLTKGAYQLTLELIKKKFQIQRGSSIVWTGDPLSAIANITALYNVKTSPVDLMSSQVSGTDLNQYKQSMPFTVDLIMKNNLMTPDISFDITLPQDYLSQYPLVDTKLQEVRSDPSEVNKQVFALLLLGRFVGENPLQSAGDATTVGDMAVQTATGILADQLNKLAGNLIQGVDLNFDLNSSTDYANTSGSGQSRTDLSVGVSKRLFSDRIQVNVGSNFALQGTSTNQQATNIAGDVSVDYRLSKDGRYMLRAYRKNQYEGVIEGQVVRTGVGFIFTFDYDKFKEAFHTAKESRQIRKAERKEKRAAKKDEKDFDKAQ from the coding sequence TTGAAGAAAATAATCAGAAGAATTGCTAAAATCATTGGATGGGTGCTCATGAGCATCCTTCTGCTTTTGATTTTAATTAGCGTCGTCATTCAGATTCCTAGAGTTCAGAATATAATCAAGAACAAAATTGTTTCTTACGCAGAATCCAAAATCAAAACCAAAGTTTCACTAGCGCATTTACATTTCAATCTTTTCCGAGGGGTGGAATTGGATAGTCTGTATATGCAAGATCAGAAAAAAGATACTTTGCTTTTTGTCAATAATTTTCGTTTGCATCTTTCTGTTTTGCAATTGATTAGAAGTCAAGCGTTGATTTCTGAAATTAGTTTGGATGGTGTAAATACGCATATCTATCGCAATGCGCCAGATACGGTGTACAATTTTCAATACATCATCGATGCATTTGTAGGCAAGGATACCGCAACTGCTGTGGACACTACCACGAGCACTTCTTCCTTCTTGGTCGACATCAATAAAGTCAATCTTTCTAATATTCGATATACATTTCACGATGATGTTTTGGGTATGGAATCCAAGGGGAAAATCGGTTATGCGAATACTAGCTTAAAACGATTTGACACCAAAACGATGAATGTGGACATTCCGCAATTCATTTTGAAGAATACCAATATCTCTTACCATCAATACAAGCCGCTTGTCATTATTCCCGTAGATAGTTCGTTACTACTTGCTGCAAAAAAAGATACGGCAGCTTTAAAATTGCCGTTGAGAGTCGGTAATGTGATTTTGGATAGTATTCAGCTAAATTACAAGGATGATATTGGTGCGATGTTGGCGGATCTAAATGTAGGTAATCTTTCCGTGACTCCAGGGAATTTGGATGTATCCAAAATGAGCTTTACCGTAGACGATATCCAATTATCCAAAACCAAAGCAAAAATTGAAATGGGCAAAAGTACCGCAACTACGAGTACCGATACCTCTTCTATGTTTTGGCATTTTGCAGTCAATAATATTGGCGTGGATAGTGTTGATTTTGTATATAATGATTTGACTGCCAAGCCGATTAAGAAAGGAATGGACTATGGTCATTTACATTTTAAAAATGTGGTTGTAAAAGGAAAGGAGATGGATTTTATTCCGTCTTTTTATCAAGGGAAAATAACACAAGGTTCTTTACAAGAAAAAGGTGGATTGGACTTACGTAAATTGACAGCAAATTTCACATACGGTGACCACGGTGCTTCCCTAGGGAAATTATTTATCCAAACACCAAAATCTGTAATTAGAGATTCTGTTTCGGTTAAATACAAATCATTGGATGATGTGATTGCCAATCCGGGTAATATGTATTTATTTGCGCATTTACCTAAAAATACGATTTACATGGGCGATATTTTGAATGTTGCTCCCATGCTGGAAGAGTATATGTCTGGTTATGCGACTTCTACATTTAATATTAACTCTACGGTAAAAGGTTATGTAAAAGATTTGCAAGTACCACAATTGGAATTTTCCGGTTTGCATAATACCAATCTGAATGTGACAGGTTATATCAAAGGTTTGCCCGATCCAGATAAAATGCTTTTCAATCTGAATATAAAGTCTTTAAATACAAGTTTGGAAGATATTAAAGCATTGATACCCAAACAATACATTTCAGATTCCTTATTGCATGGCAAAGGTCCGATTCATATCAGCGGCGTTGTAAAAGGTAAAATAAATGATCTTTCGATTCCCAATTTGCAAATGCGTGGTTTGAAAAATACTTCGCTGAATATGAGCATGTATGCAAAAGGATTACCGGATGCCAACAAAGCGTATTTCAATATTCATATTAAAAATCTACATACAACGGCGACGGATATCGAAACGTTAGCGCCGCTTGGAAGTATTCCAAAAGACCTTATCAGAATTCCGAAAAGTATTAGCGCCAATGGTTATTTCACTGGAGGAATGGCTGCTATGAATACCAATTTGAATATCAATACATCTAATGGGCAAGCAAAGTTAGTAGGCAAATTGACACAAAATGGTGTGTATAGCGCGAGCATTGCTTTGAATGATTTGGATTTGGGATATATCGCCAAGATGGATACGACTTTAGGTAAAATGACATTGACGGCACACGCGCAAGGTTCAGGATTGAATTTGAATCATTTCAATATGAAAAAATTCCAATCGGACTTCAATGCCAATGTTGTTTCCGCAGATATTTACGGTTACAATTATCAAAATTTTACTACCAATGGCAATGTTGTAGATGGAATTTTGAAAGCCGATGCAGGCATTTTGGATTCCAATATTCATTTATCTTTAAATACCATTGCGGATCTTTTACCAAAATATCCTGCGGTACAGTTGAACATGCAATTGGATACAATTGATTTGCAAAAATTGCATATAACAGCGGATAAGATGATTATGAAAGGTCGTGTAATGGCGGATTTTACCAATACAGATCCCGATAATCTCAATGGCTTTATGACCGTCAATCAATTTTTGTATAAAAATGATTCGATGTCATTGCATTTGGATAGTATGTATTTCTTAGCGAGAAATAAGGATACGGCTTACAGCCAAATGTTATTTTTTGCGGATAGTATTTTGAAATTGGATATGCACGGTAAATATAAATTGACAGAAATGGCGAGCGCTATTCAAAATTCTGTCATGAAATATTACACGATTCCTGGTTATAAAATTCAAAAAATCCAACCACAAGAGTGGGCGATCAATGGTTATATTTTACCTAAAAAAATAATCACAGATTTCTTGCCGGAAGTCAAAGGTTCGGATTCATTGATTTTCAGAAGTTATCTACGTTCCAAAGATTCCTCTTTTAATTTTGGTTTGCGTGCAAAAAATATCAATTACGCGCCACAAAAATTGTTGAATTATAATCTTTGGGCAACGACGATGGGGGATAGTTTGATGATGGGAACAGGTGCCAATGAAATCCTTGCGAGAAGTTTTCATTTGTATAATACGGGTGTTTTAGCTGTTGTAAAGCATGATACCATCCAGACGTCTATCGGGACCGCAGATTCTTCAGGTAAGACTTGGTACAATTTGACAACTCGATTGATTCAAGGAAAAGATAGTTCGTACACAATATCTGTTGTACCAAAAGGCCTTCTGTTAAATTACGTCACTTGGGAATCCAGTCCAGATAATGCACTTATATACAATCCTAAAAAGGGTGTATTTGCACATAATTTCGTTTTAAGTACCGAAGGACAAGAGTTGAAAATGCAATCTGTTTCGGATAGTTCTAATAGTCCTTTGGATATTTCCTTTAAAAAATTCAAACTAGCGACATTGACTAATGCCGTGAATCAAAAAGGAATTCCCATAGATGGAGATTTGAACGGAACAGCTCAATTGAGAAATATTTTGACCAAACCCGTTTTCGTTTCAGATATCCATGCGGATAATTTGGTGTATGGAAAACAAGCGATTGGTGATCTGGCTTTGAAAGTTACCAATGGCGAAGGCGAAGATGTGTATAAAGCCCAAATCGACTTGACTGGTAATCAAAATGATATGCACCTATCTGGTAATTATTATGAGGATAACCAAGGGCTTGATTTGAATTTGTTGATCAATAAATTCAATTTGGAAACGATTAAACCTTTCTCTGTTGGTTATTTGGATTCCGTGGGCGGATTTATTGGTTCAAATATCGCAATTAAAGGAACGGTAGATACACCAGTATTGAATGGTCAATTAAAATTTGATAATGCATTTTTTACGCCTACAATCACAGGCGCTAAATTGAAATTATCCAATGAAGTGATCAATATGGATAATAATGGATTTCATTTCAATCAATTGACGATCCAAGATGCACGTAATAATGCATTTACTGTGGATGGAGATTTGACTACAAAGAACTTCATGGATTATGGATTTGACCTTGCATTAAAGGCCAATGATTTTATGCTAATCAATACGCCAAAAGCTGCCAACAGATTTTTCTACGGGACATTGGCATTTGATACAGATATCAAGTTGAAGGGAGATATGGAATCCCCTAGTGTCAACGGATCAATTCGCGTAAATAAAGAAACCGATTTTTCAATGGTCATGCCAAGTGATGATCCGGAAGTACAAAGTCGTCAAGGTGTGGTTGTATTTGTAGACAAAAACAAAATGCGTGTTTTCGATTCTTCTCACGTAAAAGTGTTGACGGACTCCTTGAGTAATCAATCTCAACTGAAAGGAATGGATATCAATCTGCAAATACAGACGGATACTTCTGCAAGATTTGCATTGGTAATGGACGAACGTACTGGGGATGAATTGAGTATAAGTGGTAATGCAGATCTCGCTTTCGGAATTGATAAAAGTGGTAAAATGAGCCTTACCGGAAGTTACAATCTAACCAAAGGCGCTTATCAATTAACTTTAGAATTAATCAAGAAAAAATTCCAAATTCAACGTGGTAGTTCGATCGTATGGACCGGCGATCCGTTAAGTGCTATTGCAAATATTACGGCTTTATATAATGTAAAGACTTCTCCTGTAGATCTGATGTCAAGTCAAGTCTCTGGGACAGATTTGAATCAATATAAACAAAGTATGCCTTTTACCGTCGATCTGATTATGAAAAATAATTTGATGACACCGGATATTTCTTTTGACATTACATTGCCACAAGATTATTTGAGTCAATATCCATTGGTGGATACCAAATTGCAAGAAGTACGATCTGATCCATCGGAGGTGAATAAACAAGTTTTTGCGTTGTTATTATTAGGACGATTTGTGGGAGAAAATCCATTGCAAAGTGCAGGAGACGCAACGACGGTTGGCGATATGGCAGTACAAACAGCAACGGGAATTTTGGCGGATCAATTAAATAAATTGGCGGGTAATTTGATTCAAGGTGTGGATTTGAATTTTGACTTAAATTCTAGTACAGACTATGCAAATACAAGTGGCTCAGGGCAATCTAGGACAGATCTATCTGTCGGTGTTTCTAAAAGATTATTTAGTGATCGTATTCAAGTAAATGTGGGTAGCAATTTTGCATTGCAGGGTACAAGTACTAATCAACAAGCGACTAATATTGCGGGCGATGTATCCGTCGATTATAGATTGAGCAAAGACGGTAGATATATGTTGCGTGCGTATCGTAAAAATCAATATGAAGGTGTGATTGAAGGTCAGGTGGTACGCACAGGTGTAGGTTTCATATTTACATTTGATTACGATAAATTTAAAGAGGCTTTCCATACGGCGAAAGAAAGTCGACAGATACGTAAAGCGGAAAGAAAAGAAAAACGCGCAGCCAAAAAAGACGAAAAAGATTTTGATAAAGCACAATAG
- a CDS encoding YtxH domain-containing protein, which yields MKDNQKFLTGLIIGAAAGTALTIFLQGESGKKLIKSVKDTAKSTGDELKDGMSSVQSSLDKLFHKGKQFISELRSNSEAAVEEGELDEIFS from the coding sequence ATGAAGGACAATCAAAAATTTTTGACCGGTTTAATTATCGGAGCAGCAGCAGGTACCGCTTTAACAATATTCCTACAAGGAGAAAGTGGTAAAAAATTAATCAAATCTGTAAAAGATACAGCAAAATCTACAGGAGATGAATTGAAAGATGGGATGAGTTCCGTTCAATCTTCTTTGGATAAATTATTCCACAAAGGCAAACAGTTTATATCAGAATTAAGAAGTAATAGTGAAGCAGCCGTAGAAGAAGGAGAATTGGATGAAATATTTTCTTAA
- a CDS encoding phage holin family protein: protein MENNSQEFFEQYKARVIRYITNRILLAKLEGVSKVSRLVSMMVTWMLLGIISCLILLFLSFMGGYFFSELFNSYFKGFGLVALIYVILLVIIILLMKKQLLKKFIAGKIIAIIFEKTANDEEDGREQPKD from the coding sequence ATGGAAAACAACAGTCAAGAATTTTTTGAACAATATAAGGCGCGTGTAATTCGCTATATTACCAATCGAATATTACTCGCAAAATTAGAAGGGGTGTCTAAAGTCTCCAGATTAGTTTCTATGATGGTGACGTGGATGCTTTTGGGCATTATAAGTTGCTTGATTCTGCTTTTCTTAAGTTTCATGGGAGGTTATTTTTTCAGTGAATTATTTAATAGCTATTTCAAAGGATTTGGATTGGTTGCTTTGATTTATGTTATCTTATTGGTAATCATCATCTTATTGATGAAAAAGCAATTACTCAAAAAATTTATAGCTGGAAAAATTATAGCAATTATTTTTGAAAAAACCGCAAATGACGAAGAAGATGGAAGAGAACAACCAAAAGATTAA
- a CDS encoding LptF/LptG family permease, with protein sequence MKILDWYIIKKFLTTFFFAIFLFAIISVVIDVGEKTDDFVKSGWNFSQIVMNYYIAFIPHILALLFPLFVFISVIFFTSKMAERVEIIAILASGTSFRRILRPYFITSFALAALLYYLSGYVIPIADVKVAYFEDVYVHGNSSYEQLVNRQKIQYKRIDSFSYAGLRNYDTTTKKGGPFFLYKIKDGEMNYNLRAEKISWDTTHHQNKWKLENIFERNIDGIHEKVKLTPSRIVNYNFMPSDLRYDEYAQNKMTTPELERYIYLEKLRGGEEVNTYLIELYRRIATPVSVILLTMIGAIIASKKVRGGSGAHLAIGFVIAAAFIIMDRFSTIFSTKGNLPPIVASWIPNITFMVVAIYLYKKAPK encoded by the coding sequence ATGAAAATACTGGACTGGTACATTATTAAAAAATTTCTTACAACCTTTTTCTTTGCAATATTTCTATTTGCAATTATCTCTGTGGTAATTGATGTAGGAGAAAAAACAGATGATTTTGTAAAAAGTGGTTGGAATTTTTCCCAGATTGTGATGAATTACTACATCGCTTTCATTCCGCATATATTGGCGCTTTTATTTCCATTATTCGTTTTTATTTCCGTGATATTTTTCACATCAAAGATGGCGGAGCGCGTGGAGATTATTGCCATACTTGCTAGTGGTACGAGTTTTAGAAGGATTTTAAGGCCTTATTTTATTACTAGTTTTGCATTAGCTGCTTTACTTTATTACTTGAGTGGTTATGTCATTCCGATTGCGGATGTCAAAGTTGCATATTTCGAAGATGTATATGTTCACGGAAATTCGAGTTATGAACAGTTAGTCAATCGTCAGAAAATCCAATACAAACGTATCGATTCCTTTTCTTATGCAGGTCTACGTAACTATGATACGACCACTAAAAAGGGCGGACCATTTTTTCTATACAAAATAAAAGATGGAGAAATGAACTACAATCTACGTGCTGAAAAGATTTCCTGGGATACGACACATCATCAGAATAAGTGGAAATTAGAAAACATATTTGAAAGAAATATCGATGGCATTCACGAGAAAGTCAAATTAACACCAAGTCGTATTGTCAATTATAATTTTATGCCTTCCGATCTTCGATATGATGAATATGCCCAAAATAAAATGACCACGCCTGAACTCGAACGGTATATTTATTTAGAAAAATTACGTGGAGGGGAAGAAGTAAATACTTATCTCATAGAATTATATCGGAGGATTGCAACGCCCGTTTCGGTTATTTTATTGACGATGATTGGTGCTATTATTGCTAGTAAAAAGGTTAGGGGAGGAAGTGGAGCACACTTGGCAATTGGTTTTGTCATCGCCGCTGCATTTATAATCATGGATAGATTTTCTACTATATTTTCTACTAAAGGAAATCTACCGCCAATTGTTGCTTCTTGGATTCCCAATATAACTTTTATGGTGGTTGCTATTTATTTATACAAAAAAGCACCTAAATAA